A genomic region of Colletotrichum destructivum chromosome 5, complete sequence contains the following coding sequences:
- a CDS encoding Putative short-chain dehydrogenase/reductase SDR, NAD(P)-binding domain superfamily, with translation MSFLYSQLFKSLPYPQGSYAGKTVVITGSNVGLGKEAARHFARLGASKLILAVRSLDKGRVAKEDIEATTNCAKHVVEVWELDMSKYASVQKFASRLSAELERVDIFIANAGVAHTEFRQMEDNEGTITVNVVSTFLLMALVLPKMKETAAKFSTRPTFTITSSEVHGWTKFEQRNAPDGEIFNTINEKASKSSDEVEKLYPLSKLLEVLSVRTFAELHPASEYPVTVNNVNPGFCHSELTRDIQTWRMWLMKLLLARTTEYGSRTLVSAGSAGAESHGHYMSDCAVAKPAPFVTSKEGKEAQDRVWNELVQKLEAIQPGVMGKI, from the coding sequence ATGAGTTTTCTCTACAGCCAGCTGTTCAAATCCCTTCCGTACCCCCAGGGCTCATATGCCGGCAAGACCGTCGTGATCACCGGCAGCAATGTCGGCCTCGGAAAGGAAGCCGCGCGACACTTTgcccgcctcggcgccagcAAGTTGATCCTTGCCGTCCGAAGCCTCGACAAGGGACGCGTCGCCAAAGAGGACATCGAAGCCACGACCAACTGCGCCAAGCACGTTGTCGAAGTCTGGGAGCTCGACATGTCCAAGTATGCCAGCGTGCAAAAGTTCGCATCTCGCCTTagcgccgagctggagcgtgtcgacatcttcatcgccaacgccggcgtgGCCCACACCGAGTTCAGACAGATGGAAGATAATGAGGGGACGATCACGGTCAACGTCGTCTCCACATTCCTCCTGATGGCGCTCGTCTTGCccaagatgaaggagacggcggccaagTTCAGCACCCGGCCCACGTTCACGATCACATCTTCGGAGGTCCACGGGTGGACGAAATTTGAACAGCGCAATGCGCCTGACGGCGAGatcttcaacaccatcaacgAGAAGGCGTCCAAGTCTTCGGACGAGGTGGAGAAGCTCTACCCCCTCTCCAAGCTCCTCGAGGTGCTCAGCGTGAGGACATTTGCCGAGCTGCACCCGGCTTCCGAGTACCCCGTCACGGTCAACAATGTCAACCCGGGCTTCTGTCACTCCGAGCTAACCCGCGACATCCAAACATGGCGCATGTGGCTCATGAAGCTCCTTCTGGCCCGGACAACAGAGTATGGTAGCAGAACCTTGGTATCTGCGGGATCTGCGGGGGCCGAGTCTCACGGCCACTACATGTCCGACTGTGCCGTTGCGAAACCGGCGCCGTTTGTGACGAGcaaggaaggaaaggagGCGCAAGATCGGGTGTGGAACGAGCTTGTACAGAAGCTGGAGGCAATTCAGCCGGGTGTCATGGGCAAGATCTGA